The Prionailurus viverrinus isolate Anna chromosome B4, UM_Priviv_1.0, whole genome shotgun sequence genome has a window encoding:
- the IFNG gene encoding interferon gamma codes for MNYTSFIFVFQLCIILCSSGYYCQAMFFKEIEELKGYFNASNPDVADGGSLFVDILKNWKEESDKTIIQSQIVSFYLKMFENLKDDDQRIQRSMDTIKEDMLDKLLNTSSSKRDDFLKLIQIPVNDLQVQRKAINELFKVMNDLSPRSNLRKRKRSQNLFRGRRASK; via the exons ATGAATTACACAAGTTTTATTTTCGTTTTCCAGCTTTGCATAATTTTGTGTTCTTCTGGTTATTACTGTCAGgccatgttttttaaagaaatagaagagcTAAAGGGATATTTT aatgcAAGTAATCCAGATGTAGCAGATGGTGGATCGCTTTTCGTAGACATTTTGAAGAACTGGAAAGAG GAGAGTGATAAAACAATAATTCAAAGCCAAATTGTCTCCTTCTacctgaaaatgtttgaaaacctgAAAGATGATGACCAGCGCATTCAAAGGAGCATGGACACCATCAAGGAAGACATGCTTGATAAGTTGTTAAATACCAGCTCCAGTAAACGGGATGACTTCCTCAAGCTGATTCAAATCCCT GTGAATGATCTGCAGGTCCAGCGCAAAGCAATAAATGAACTCTTCAAAGTGATGAATGACCTCTCCCCAAGATCTAACCTGAGGAAGCGGAAAAGGAGTCAGAATCTGTTTCGAGGCCGTAGAGCATCGAAATAA